One Candidatus Rokuibacteriota bacterium genomic window, ACCTACAGGTCTGGCCGGCCTTCACAGCCGACATGTCCTCTCAACCTGTCCTATCTGGGATAGGGATTCATCCACCGGCTACACGGCGCACGGCGTCGGTGGCCGCGGCCTTGAGATCGTCGCCGAGCGACACGGGTAACCCCGAGGCCTTCTCGCGCGTGACCTGAGAGGCGCCAAACTGCATCTTGCTCACGCCCTCGGCGGTGAGCTTCCCCAGCACGAGCACCTCGTCCTGGCGCACCTCGTGGGAGACTACCTCGAAGGACCACGCCCCCTCGAACGCCTCGTTCAGGCGCTGGATCACGGCGTGGCCCTCCACGTAGTCGAGCCAGCCGTTGCGCCCCTGGCGCTGCCTGATCTGGGCGGGCTCGAAGGGTTTCTCCAGTAGCGTCCGGTTCATGACCCACCTCCAATCTGAGCGGTTTCAAGCGCGCGGAGGGCGTTGACGACGAGCTTCCGAAGCTCCCTCAGCTCCCCCTCCGCAAGTTCAGCCGACAGGTGATCCACCCGCTCGGCGAGCCGGTCGAGCGCAAGCGTCAGCTCGGCCGCCTCCTTGAGGGCAGCGCGGACGACCGGGATCACCTCGAAGACGACGAGATCCGCAAGTGAGCGCTCCATGGCTACGCCTCCTCCGTGACCCAGTCCGGCGCGGGCTCGCCTTCGGCCTGGGGCGCACCGTTCCTCGGCAGGAAGGTCACCCGCTGGGCGACGACCGTGAGGCGCGAGCGCTTCTCGCCGGCCTCGGTCTCCCAGGACTCCTGCCTGAGCCGCCCCTCGACGAAGACGGCGCGGCCTTTGGTCATGTGAGCGGCGACGGCCTCGGCCTGCTTCCCCCACACCACGACCTCGACGAAGCTCGTCTCCTGCTGGAGCTCGCCTGCCTGGTCGCGATAGCGGCGGTTCAGGCCCAGGCCCACCTGGCAGACCGCGGTCCCCGAGGGCGTGTAGCGCAGCTCGGGATCGCGGGTTAGGTTTCCCATCAAGACAACGTGGTTGATGCTGGTCATGACGGTTTCTCCTTCCTTGATGAACAGGACGGTTCGGGTTCGGCGGCTCGCGCCTCGGCCTGGCCGAGGTAGGCCTGGACCGCCTCCCGGATCTGCCGGGCGATCGGGACGCCGGTTCGCTGCTTGACGTGCCAGAGCCGGCTGAGCATCTCCGGCGGGATGACCCACTTGTACATGGCGCTCACCTCCTTTCGCGTCGGGTCACCCAGGGGCAGACCGGATCAGATGCGGGAGGCCTCGCGCTCGCGGGCCAGGCGGCTCTCCATCTCGTGCTCGAAGGCCTCCTCCTCGGCGGCGAAGGGGTCGAGCTTCCGCTCGAGCTCCTTGATCTCTGTCTTGAGCTCGCCGTTTTCGGCCTGGAGCATGGTCACCGCCTTCTCCAGCTGGTAGATCGCCGAGGACTTGAACGCCTCGATCCCCGACCGGG contains:
- a CDS encoding ribbon-helix-helix domain-containing protein produces the protein MYKWVIPPEMLSRLWHVKQRTGVPIARQIREAVQAYLGQAEARAAEPEPSCSSRKEKPS
- the ssb gene encoding single-stranded DNA-binding protein; this translates as MTSINHVVLMGNLTRDPELRYTPSGTAVCQVGLGLNRRYRDQAGELQQETSFVEVVVWGKQAEAVAAHMTKGRAVFVEGRLRQESWETEAGEKRSRLTVVAQRVTFLPRNGAPQAEGEPAPDWVTEEA